One window from the genome of Maylandia zebra isolate NMK-2024a linkage group LG18, Mzebra_GT3a, whole genome shotgun sequence encodes:
- the LOC101479863 gene encoding nuclear autoantigenic sperm protein has translation MEEANKLIGTGKKHLVMGKVVEAVSTLQEASGMLAKEFGDTADECGEAFFWYGKALLDLARMENSVLGNALEGVSEEEEEKPKDSNVESTDNVDEKTRDELRVQVYDAMAEKKTEDGEKVEGKQSEDPQEKTEGAEAGDKKENTEKVEGEAEKDNKNDESKSESKDKKEKSGEEVDAKDDSEPAAKEKEGDSAAAKKEKTAAKEEEPAEKMDSAAEEEEAAAEEEADGEEDEEEGGDDVEMEGDAEEQGEGDATGEKDSDDEEVGNLQLAWEMLEVAKVIYKRKETKEAQLMAAQAHLKLGEVSAESGNYPQALEDFQECLKLQVNHLDSDSRLLAETRYQLGVTYSLNTQYSEAIESLKSSISIIKNRLDKLQEMLDKAEGPEALPEERKELEELKALLPEIQEKVEDATESLKTASAAVKDALDGGSTSSACDGSTVKNRDSSSTSEIKSTSTSNGNTSTAAVSDISHLVRKKRKPEESPVKEDVKKVKQDNSQPGETLLTNGDAGEHANDMEVESK, from the exons ATGGAGGAGGCCAACAAGCTGATTGGTACCGGCAAGAAGCACTTGGTGATGGGGAAGGTAGTGGAGGCTGTGAGCACCCTGCAGGAGGCCAGCGGCATGCT GGCTAAAGAGTTTGGAGACACAGCGGACGAATGTGGCGAGGCTTTCTTCTGGTATGGCAAAGCTCTCCTGGATTTGGCACG GATGGAGAACTCGGTCTTGGGTAATGCTCTAGAGGGAGTGtcggaggaggaagaagagaaaccCAAAGACTCCAATGTTGAGAGCACAGACAATGTAGACG AAAAGACCAGAGACGAGCTGAGGGTGCAGGTGTACGACGCCATGGCGGAGAAGAAAACTGAAGACGGGGAGAAGGTTGAAGGGAAGCAGAGTGAGGATCCACAGGAGAAGACTGAAGGAGCCGAGGCTGgtgacaaaaaggaaaacacagaaaaggtAGAGGGGGAGGCTGAAAAGGACAATAAGAATGATGAAAGCAAATCTGAAAGTAAAGATAAGAAGGAAAAGAGTGGGGAGGAAGTGGATGCAAAGGACGACTCTGAACCTGCTGCTAAGGAGAAGGAGGGGGACTCTGCCGCTGCTAAGAAGGAGAAGACTGCTGCTAAAGAAGAGGAGCCAGCTGAGAAGATGGACTCTGctgctgaagaggaagaagcagCTGCTGAGGAGGAAGCAG ATGgcgaggaagatgaggaggaaggTGGCGACGATGTAGAAATGGAAGGTGATGCAGAGGAGCAGGGTGAAGGAGATGCCACTGGGGAGAAG GACAGTGACGATGAGGAGGTGGGTAACCTGCAGCTGGCCTGGGAGATGTTAGAAGTGGCCAAAGTCATCTACAAAAG GAAAGAGACGAAGGAGGCTCAGCTAATGGCAGCCCAGGCTCATTTGAAACTGGGTGAAGTTTCTGCAGAATCAG GGAACTATCCACAAGCACTGGAGGATTTCCAGGAGTGcctgaagctgcaggtgaaTCACCTGGACTCAGACAGCCGCCTGCTGGCAGAGACTCGCTACCAGCTCGGTGTGACCTATAGCCTGAACACGCAGTACAGCGAGGCCATCGAGTCTCTGAAGAGCTCCATCTCTATCATAAAGAACAGGCTTG ACAAGCTGCAGGAGATGCTTGACAAAGCCGAAGGTCCAGAGGCTCTGCCAGAGGAGAGGAAGGAGCTGGAGGAGCTCAAAGCTCTGCTGCCAGAGATCCAGGAGAAGGTGGAGGACGCCACTGAAAGCCTGAAGACAGCGAGCGCGGCTGTGAAGGATGCACTG GATGGAGGCTCCACTTCCTCTGCCTGTGATGGTTCCACTGTAAAGAACAGAGACTCTTCTTCCACTTCAGAG ATTAAAAGCACATCCACTTCCAATGGCAACACCTCCACAGCTGCAGTCTCTGACATCTCCCACCTGGTCAGAAAGAAG AGGAAACCAGAGGAGAGTCCGGTGAAGGAGGATGTGAAGAAGGTGAAGCAGGACAACAGTCAGCCAGGCGAAACGCTTCTCACTAATGGAGATGCAGGTGAACACGCCAATGATATGGAAGTCGAAAG TAAGTGA
- the gpbp1l1 gene encoding vasculin-like protein 1 — protein MAQHDFVPAWLNFSTPQPAKSPAANLEKQGDLPPHKDARTAVSRRRHNSSDGFFNNGSLRPPTGDGWQQPSLLLRHDSVDSGVAKGGHGGLAGASCWKETPSWHGAPRGSQDSHHHQGRHPKRGGGDRDRQGGHRQRNGNFHPRKGTSYPDKFPNEERKDSKDDKLKFVEEDFPSLNPETTGKPGAQTRAVAPHAGVWENPPSGKQMVSKMLVIKKISKEDPSTAFSAGFATAGALPTNGSKAPITGSSVYKNLVPKPAVAPTKSTQWKSSGREITKSGLHMPGRDSVFTSPVSAAKPSTPVSAPQHNTTKEHPSSTTPPIDIAPSRLKLMRRGPDRKSEFLRALKDEGTGELTTSSSPGTSGEGESSTPEPKAYSEEGCHENGLSYSLSDSDTEHLSSSLEAEHRLLKAMGWQEYPENDDNFLPLTEDELREFQTKTEQLKRNGIQRNGVLPRTRGVTLHFTPWRSVAEAHVEEGSESETSSSSQTSDDDDCIKS, from the exons tccCCTGCTGCCAACCTTGAGAAACAAGGTGATCTCCCACCCCACAAAGATGCCAGAACTGCCGTGAGCCGCCGCCGCCACAACTCTTCTGATGGTTTTTTCAACAATGGCTCCCTGCGTCCTCCGACAG GTGATGGATGGCAGCAGCCCTCTCTGCTTCTGAGACATGACTCAGTGGACTCGGGGGTGGCTAAAGGAGGGCACGGTGGGCTGGCAGGGGCCTCATGTTGGAAGGAAACCCCCAGCTGGCATGGAGCTCCGCGGGGTTCCCAGGACAGCCACCACCACCAGGGACGCCACCCCAAACGGGGAGGAGGCGACAGGGACAGGCAGGGGGGGCACCGGCAGCGCAATGGTAACTTCCATCCCCGCAAGGGCACCTCGTACCCGGACAAATTCCCCAACGAGGAACGCAAGGACAGCAAGGACGACAAGCTGAAGTTTGTGGAGGAGGACTTT ccttCGCTCAACCCTGAAACAACTGGAAAGCCTGGGGCTCAGACACGAGCAGTCGCTCCCCACGCTGGAGTATGGG AAAATCCACCGAGTGGCAAACAGATGGTGTCCAAAATGCTGGTTATCAAAAAAATTTCCAAGGAGGATCCCAGCACAGCCTTCTCTGCAGGGTTTGCCACTGCTGGTGCCCTGCCAACCAACGGCAGCAAAGCTCCCATCACAGGCTCCAGCGTCTACAAGAACCTGGTCCCAAAGCCGGCTGTGGCCCCTACCAAA AGCACCCAGTGGAAATCCAGTGGTAGAGAGATCACAAAGTCTGGTCTTCACATGCCAGGCCGAGATTCAGTCTTCACCAGCCCCGTCTCTGCAGCCAAACCCAGCACCCCAGTCAGTGCACCACAGCACAATACTACAAAAGAG CACCCTTCAAGCACGACTCCTCCCATAGATATTGCTCCGTCACGGCTGAAGTTGATGCGTCGCGGTCCAGACCGTAAGAGCGAGTTCCTGAGAGCTCTGAAGGACGAAGGCACTGGAGAGCTGACAACAAGCAGCAGCCCAGGAACATCAGGAGAG GGTGAAAGCAGCACCCCAGAGCCCAAAGCCTACAGCGAGGAAGGCTGTCATGAGAATGGTCTGTCTTACTCTCTGAGTGACTCAGACACCGAACACCTGTCCAGCTCCCTGGAGGCAGAGCACAG GTTGCTGAAGGCCATGGGCTGGCAGGAGTACCCAGAAAATGATGACAACTTCCTGCCTCTGACAGAGGACGAGCTGAGAGAGTTCCAGACTAAAACTGAACAG CTGAAGAGGAACGGCATTCAAAGGAATGGGGTTCTCCCGAGGACACGGGGTGTGACCCTCCACTTCACCCCCTGGAGGAGTGTGGCGGAGGCACACGTCGAGGAGGGCTCCGAGTCCGAAACCAGTAGCAGCAGCCAGACCTCTGATGACGACGACTGCATCAAATCCTAA
- the zte38 gene encoding zebrafish testis-expressed 38, translating into MAAGKMCMKKNKEETAEWTELFPNDFKSAQESLLFVKRMMVVAVSSITYLRGIFPEDAYRSRYLEDFCIKILRENCNTPGAAKIVKWLMGCFDALEKQYLQLVFIGVCADPDEPNRIIESYHFKFRYSAKGPEMDILRNNGIKMQVTMDDTKKALVLLIRKLFLLMQNLDVLPSNVYLTMKLYYYDEITPADYQPPGFKEGECDSLWFEGVAVNFRVGEVETPFHTLKIAVSAEQDRVEKLQKGNHLGETKQVSQGAFPEKEIEKNPPKKIYEGEDLPSEDESAQFKKPRRPMAKRTAAARNLARKKRRI; encoded by the exons ATGGCAGCTGGGAAGATGTGCATGAAGAAAAATAAGGAGGAAACTGCCGAG tgGACGGAGTTATTCCCGAACGACTTTAAATCTGCGCAGGAGTCTTTACTCTTTGTGAAAAGGATGATGGTCGTGGCTGTCTCCTCTATCACCTATCTCAGGGGTATTTTTCCAGAGGATGCCTACAGATCCAGATATCTGGAAG ATTTTTGCATCAAAATCTTGCGTGAAAACTGCAACACTCCTGGTGCAGCCAAAATTGTGAAATG gTTGATGGGCTGTTTCGATGCATTAGAGAAACAATAT CTCCAGCTTGTGTTCATTGGG GTCTGCGCTGATCCTGATGAACCCAAT CGGATAATTGAGTCCTACCACTTCAAATTCAGATACAGTGCAAAGGGACCAGAGATGGACATACTCAG GAACAACGGTATAAAGATGCAAGTGACCATGGACGACACCAAAAAGGCTTTGGTGCTTCTCATCAGGAAGCTCTTTCTGCTTATGCAGAACCTGGACGTCCTCCCCAGCAACGTCTACCTGACCATGAAGCTCTACTACTATGATGAGA TCACCCCTGCTGACTACCAGCCGCCTGGTTTCAAGGAGGGCGAATGTGACAGTCTGTGGTTTGAAGGCGTGGCCGTGAACTTCAGGGTTGGTGAGGTGGAGACGCCCTTTCACACCTTGAAAATAGCTGTGTCAGCAGAACAGGATCGGGTGGAGAAACTTCAGAAAGGAAATCATCTGGGGGAGACTAAGCAGGTTTCTCAGGGGGCTTTTCCAGAGAAGGAAATTGAGAAG AATCCTCCCAAGAAAATATATGAAGGAGAGGATCTGCCTTCTGAAGACG AGTCTGCACAGTTTAAGAAACCAAGGCGACCCATGGCAAAG AGGACTGCAGCTGCCAGAAATCTtgcaagaaagaaaagaagaatctAA
- the prdx1 gene encoding peroxiredoxin-1 — MSAGNAQIGKPAPDFTAKAVMPDGQFHDLKLSDYRGKYVVFFFYPLDFTFVCPTEIIAFSDAANEFRKIGCEVIAASVDSHFSHFAWVNTPRKQGGLGAMNIPLVSDTRRTISKDYGVLKEDEGIAYRGLFIIDDKGTLRQITINDLPVGRSVEETLRLVQAFQFTDKHGEVCPAGWKPGNDTIKPDVQKSKDFFSKQ; from the exons ATGTCTGCAGGCAATGCACAAATTGGAAAGCCGGCCCCTGATTTCACTGCCAAAGCGGTGATGCCGGATGGACAGTTCCACGATCTGAAGCTGTCAGACTACAGAG GAAAGTACGTCGTGTTTTTCTTCTACCCGCTGGATTTCACCTTTGTTTGTCCGACTGAGATAATCGCTTTCAGTGATGCTGCCAATGAATTCAGGAAGATTGGATGTGAGGTCATTGCCGCCTCAGTGGACTCACACTTCTCCCATTTCGCTTG GGTCAACACACCGCGTAAGCAGGGTGGTCTGGGTGCCATGAACATCCCCCTGGTGTCTGACACACGGCGCACCATCTCCAAAGATTACGGGGTCCTGAAAGAGGATGAGGGCATCGCCTACAG GGGTCTATTCATCATTGACGACAAGGGCACCCTGAGACAGATCACCATAAACGACCTCCCAGTTGGACGCTCTGTTGAGGAGACCTTGCGTTTGGTTCAAGCCTTTCAGTTCACAGATAAGCACGGAGAAG TCTGCCCCGCCGGCTGGAAACCAGGAAATGACACCATCAAACCTGACGTCCAGAAGAGCAAAGATTTCTTCTCCAAGCAGTAA